A window of Chlorobium phaeobacteroides DSM 266 genomic DNA:
CTCACATGCAGCGTCAAGAACCAGATTCCGGGTCTCTTCAGGCGAACGAATAAACAACGGTCTGCGACGATCGGGAGTGGATCCGGATCCATACCCGATCACCATTTTCACTGTGCCGCTTGAAAGCAGCTCATTTGCTTTTTGTCTGTACTGTTCCTGAATACTCATTGCATGGTTTTAATGTGATGCCGGGGCCTCGGTTTCGTTGATCAACTCCTTGTACTGTTCAAAAGGTCCAAGGCTGCGAATTTCCTCGGTCAGCGTGTTGACGAATTCAGCAAACTTGGCGCCTTCAGCCGCGCTGATCCATGAAAACTTGATTCGTTCGACAGGTATGCCTGTAAAGCTCAGGAGAGCCCGAAATACCGTCCATCGTCTTCTTGCATGAAAGTTTCCGTGGGTGAAATGGCAGTCCCCCGGATGACAACCGCTTACAAGCACGCCATCGGCCCCTTTTTGCAGAGCCTTGAGAATAAACATTGGGCTGATTCTTCCTGTACAGGGCAAACGGACAATTCTGATGTTCGGTGCGTACTTGAGCCGGCTTGTACCCGCCAGGTCTGCGCCGGCATAGGTACAGTAGGTACAGACAAATGCGACGATTTTCGGTTCAAATGGTTCACTCATAGCGGTACTCACTGGTAACGGGGTTCTGTTTGTTCATGGTAATTATTCGAAGTTCATTCCGTTTAAAGGCCCATGACTTCAGCAAAAATCTGTCTTTCGGTAAAACCTGCCAGATCGATGCTGTTTGACCGGCAAAAGGTAACACATGTACCGCATCCCTGACAGAGTCCGGGATTAACGAATGCGACCTGCTTGACCAGTTCGCCCGAACGGTTGAGAATATCCTTTTTCTCGATAGCATTATAGGGACAGGCAAGAACGCAGCCCCAACAGCCGGAGCAGGTGTTTTCATTATTTTCAGCAATCACCGGTTCGCGTTCAAGCTGGTCACGGCTGAACAGCCCGAGAACCTTGCTTGCGGCAGCCGATGCCTGCGCGACCGAATCGGGAATATCTTTCGGAGACTGGCAGGCTCCCGCAAGAAATATTCCGGCTTTGGTCGTTTCAACCGGGCGAAGCTTCAGGTGGGCCTCGTTGTAGAATCCGTATTCATCATAGGTGATGCCGATCACTTTCGCAAAATCCTTTGCATCCGGCTGCGGCACCATGGCTGTAGCAAGCACAACCATATCAGCGGCAATCTCCATCGGTCTGCCAAGCAGCGTATCAACGCCCCTGACCATGAGTTTATCGTTCTCACGCCATACCTTGCTTACCCTTCCTCTTACGTATCCGGCCTCGTCCTCTTCGATAGCTCTGCGGGTAAATTCATCATACCCTTTTCCCGCAGCCCGGATGTCCATATAAAAGATTCTGGTTTTACTGCCATGTACCTTATGGGCATAGAGCATGGCATGTTTAGCCGTGTACATGCAGCAAATTTTCGAACAGTAACGGACACCTTTGGATGGATCGCGGGAACCGGCACACTGAATGAACACGATTGTCCGGGGTTCTTTGCCATCGGAAGGGCGCAGGATTTTGCCGTCAGAGGGTCCGCTGGCAGAAGCAAGTCGTTCAAACTGAAGACCGGTAATAACGTCAGGATATTTGCCATACCCGTACTCTCCGTACATGGCGGTATTTTGAACCTGAAAACCGGTGGCAACAACAATCGCCCCTATTTCAAGATTGATAATCTCGTCCTGCATTTCGAAGTCAATCGCATTGAGCTCGCACACTGCGGCACACTGCTTGCATTTTCCGTTTTTAAAGTAGATGCAGTTCTTTTTATCAATAACCGGAATATTCGGGACAGCCTGTGCAAAAGGGGTGTAAATAGCGGTACGTTTGCCAAGACCGCATTCAAACTCACTTGATATTTTTTTTACCGGACATTTCAGCATACAGTCGCCGCACCCTGTACAGGATTTCATATCGACATAACGGGCTTTAAGGCGCACCTTCACATTGAAATTTCCGATATAGCCGTCTACCTGCTCGACTTCCGCATAGGTCAGGAGGCGAATTTTCGGATGCTGCGCAGCTTCGACCATTCTCGGGGTCATAATGCACTGTGAACAGTCGAGCGTCGGGAATGTTTCGGAAAGCTGCGACATATGTCCGCCAAGCGAAGCCTCACGTTCGACAAGCACAACTTCACGACCGGCATTTGCTATATCAAGGGCGGCCTGAATTCCGGCAATTCCTCCGCCGATAACCAGAGCTCGTCGGGTGACAGGAACCTCGATTGGTTGCAGCTCATTGTTCAGTTTTACTTTTTCAATCAGTGAACGGGTTATTTCAATAGCCTTTTCAGTAGCCATATCCTTGTCGCTGTGCACCCAGGAGCACTGTTCGCGAATGTTTGCTATTTCGCAGAGATAAGGGTTGAGACCCGCTTCCGCACAAGCCTTTCTGAACGTTGCTTCGTGCATTTTAGGCGAACAGGCGGCGACGACAATGCCTGTCAGATTGTTCTCCCTGATAGCCTTTTTGACATTTTCCTGACCCGGATCCGAACAGAAATACTTGTATTGCACGGAGACCGAAACGCCAGGATGGTTGTTCATCGCTTCAGTCAGCTTTTCGCAGTCAACTCTTGATCCGATATTTTCACCGCAGTGACAAACAAATACGCCTATTTTAGCCATTGTTTCAATCGTTTAGTTTGAAGCGGTTCATGGTGAAAGCCGTTTCTTATTGTTCATTAAGGCACAATAAACCCTTTAGACCTTTGAAGGCTTGCTGTGCGCAATGGTTTAGCAGCTTTTATTACCGGTGAAGAACCGATCGGATGTCAAATCAGGTTTAATGCATAACTCGCCTGTCGTTTCCTTAAGGGAGCAACAGCTAAAAAAATATCACAAAACAGTTCTCAACAGAATACGCCGAACGTTGTCATATCATACCGTTTATGTAGGTACGCGTCATTCTTGCCACTAAAGCTTTGAGAGCAGATCAAGAGCCGGAACGAAATGTTTGCCTACGGCCACTTCCTGAGGATCAGCGCCAAGCGCGATAGAAACCAGTTCGGAAATATAATACACCGGCATCGGCTG
This region includes:
- a CDS encoding hydrogenase iron-sulfur subunit, translating into MSEPFEPKIVAFVCTYCTYAGADLAGTSRLKYAPNIRIVRLPCTGRISPMFILKALQKGADGVLVSGCHPGDCHFTHGNFHARRRWTVFRALLSFTGIPVERIKFSWISAAEGAKFAEFVNTLTEEIRSLGPFEQYKELINETEAPASH
- a CDS encoding CoB--CoM heterodisulfide reductase iron-sulfur subunit A family protein, with translation MAKIGVFVCHCGENIGSRVDCEKLTEAMNNHPGVSVSVQYKYFCSDPGQENVKKAIRENNLTGIVVAACSPKMHEATFRKACAEAGLNPYLCEIANIREQCSWVHSDKDMATEKAIEITRSLIEKVKLNNELQPIEVPVTRRALVIGGGIAGIQAALDIANAGREVVLVEREASLGGHMSQLSETFPTLDCSQCIMTPRMVEAAQHPKIRLLTYAEVEQVDGYIGNFNVKVRLKARYVDMKSCTGCGDCMLKCPVKKISSEFECGLGKRTAIYTPFAQAVPNIPVIDKKNCIYFKNGKCKQCAAVCELNAIDFEMQDEIINLEIGAIVVATGFQVQNTAMYGEYGYGKYPDVITGLQFERLASASGPSDGKILRPSDGKEPRTIVFIQCAGSRDPSKGVRYCSKICCMYTAKHAMLYAHKVHGSKTRIFYMDIRAAGKGYDEFTRRAIEEDEAGYVRGRVSKVWRENDKLMVRGVDTLLGRPMEIAADMVVLATAMVPQPDAKDFAKVIGITYDEYGFYNEAHLKLRPVETTKAGIFLAGACQSPKDIPDSVAQASAAASKVLGLFSRDQLEREPVIAENNENTCSGCWGCVLACPYNAIEKKDILNRSGELVKQVAFVNPGLCQGCGTCVTFCRSNSIDLAGFTERQIFAEVMGL